The DNA segment GTTTAGGCTTCAGTATTACAGGTTTTTGTTGCTCTAAGGTTGTTGCAAAagcaattttattatattcaaaataataatttgtgagcGGGatactcttcaattttcaaattaaaaaataacaagtaACTGTTGAAAAAGCTGACTGTAAAGTTCATATGTAATATtgctaataatataaaaaaaataaataacttttactttaaagctctcatcttttggattaaaaatgtgacaaacaaaagttgtagatttaTAGACTAAAAGCAAACTTGAAAAGTGCAAGAACGAAAGTAAGTAATgaacataacaatttttcacaagagcaaaaaacattctgtaaattcggttaaaatacaataaaaacgttctcctgaaattttaagtttctgaTTGCAAGTAATAAAAGCTTTGATCTCCAAATTATTCTccaaaattattctgtttcgaataaataaaaattgtatctctTGATACTACAATGTAacaggttttttttttgctaataggtctatgaaaataagaaaattatatctgttttcagtaaattaaaataatttcaagaaaaatcgaGGCTGAAAGGAATAGAGAAAATTATTACtacgtaaaaattttaactgaaactgaaattaaatttttcttattactaTATTAGAAAATGATATTTGGATCAAATCCTAAATGGACCAAGTTTATTTGATTGTTAAAGAaccttttttacaataaatccattttcagaaaaattttagttatctagttttgccccccccccccccccccccccccccccccccccccccccccccccccgcagcgCATCTCATCCATGTCCGCGGCGTGGTGCCAATTCTCGTAAgaatacacagtaatacaagttgatgaattttaaatgtagatgaatttcatttttgcattaaattaagtaagtcacttaatttcaaccagaaatggaacttgaATGCAGTCTCCTATCtaatatacgagtaatatgatgattaactggAAGGTATGTTGAgattaggatgattttcattcgcacgctctgaaattcaatttttactggCAAAAAGGCGTGTAAGAAGTACGAtacggcgatgcgcaaacacttgacGGATTTTGGCGATTTTAGATGAGTTGCCAAGAGAGCAGTTGAGTCATGGTAGTCGTTTCgacaacgtttcctattttgatagaTGTACTCAGACCTATAACGGATTGTGCTTATAAATAGAGTAATCGTACATATGtgatgacaaaaaaaaaataaaaaaggattgaatatttacgttctgtacctgcTATAGCTttaaatggatataagtgccttgtttagtgtttATAATCTATAAACAGTTTTAGATCATACAAAGGATAAAATCCCCcagattaataatttatttaatgctcatatttaaccaaaaatatttatttccttaaaataatttaattttaaattttatgttaattccATGTTCCTAATAACTAAACGATAGCGCatacattttatgaatttcaacaatcagctgactcaAATTAACCTAAAACTTTCATTTCACAcacacgcgttgacggaaagtcaacaacctttttgtcttaaattaatctataaagtaaattttacgtacataaagcaggtGACTTTCAACCAAATGCGTTACTgaaagtcatgttataatcatcagttgactttcaagaggcgaatgatccttttggttacatctgaaagtcaaccgccgttttttactgaaattcaaacTCTTGTATTACTGCGTACAATTTACAAATTACTATTTCCAGCCCTTtgatgaaactttaatttttaaatcatgttgGAGATTTAGTTTGTAGGAATTGATCATCTGACTAATATGTTTAAAAGCCTTATAGATTCCGCGGAAACGATATTTTCAATTCCCTTTTATATGTTTTGCAAGTGATATTAtcgtttcttttaaattttttaaatttttgttttcaaatcctGTTCAGAAGGGAATGCATATCTCGGTTTACATCTGTTAAAGAAAagtatttgatataatcattaacTTAAAAATCTGCCCGTTTTGCGCGTGATTTagctttaaatgttcattttcttcttttttgcaattttgtaaatgctataactctggtaatttttggttttttaagaaaagtcaagaagataaattgttcgtctttttgaatactatgaatatccgtacagagaattttggaattttgaattaagtgttctaaaaaatattcaaaatgcgctaactttttgaatttttattcaaaatggctggctaactaaTTTGACTTACATACACACAGTAATGCATgcagacaaatttgtaaaaaacttgtttttcggattgagGGAGTtttaaaacgtgaacatttgactaAAACTCGTGggtcaaattatacaaaaatctaataccttctcttatgagaatgtaaaaatgaattaatttgtcatgaataattttttgatagtttcttttttagttttaatcgtaataaaatagcattaaaaacattttaaaaattaattttttgaaatcccttacacgggatgaaaaaaaaaaatttagagacaAAATTGTGATAAGAGTGTGCCAATgcagtgggcagatttttcttactgttaatgatgttttcacaattaaaatacaaactacgcatataattaaaaagttttctataacatattagttgatatttgttgcgtttaaaaagcaacatttttcttctctaaactttttttttaaatatcgtgcgttacttggcttaaaatgtttattttcgtgttttttggaatttcgtaaatgctataTCTCTGGTAATTTCTGGCTTTGTGAGAAAAggcataaagataaattgttcatatttttaaatgctatgaatatccacacagaaaatttttgaatttgaaaaaactggtctcaaaaatattcaaaatgcgcacactttttaatttttatccaaaatggctggctaacgaacttggcctttagtttaggacactaaaagagttttTTGcattcaggggttctcaaaacgtgggcatttaacaaaaacttgggaggtcaaattttaaataaatctaataccttctctgatgagaatgtaaaaagttaataGAAGATCGATTGTGTGTgcatttaaatgattatttaaatcaattaagacaaaaatgttaaaaagttgaGAAATAAAATCCACACTATTGACAAAATGGtaaaggaacaattttttatgtatgaaatatttcatagaaaaatgatttaatcacaattttttcaaatacaagatAGAgaataaaattcgcaaaaatgGTTGTAAGCCAGaaatacaaatattgaattttcgattatttaacATCATTCGTAGTACACAAAAGCAGCTTCAAGAATCTTTGACGACTAACAAATTTACCAGCCATTTACATAGTTCAATCCATGTCCAAGTCCGTGATAACCAAGTCGTGATACTGAATACACTGGTGCCACTGGTGCCACGGGTGCCGTATACCCGCGATTGATGGAAATTGGTGCACTGTAACTGTGAGAGTATGAAGGAGCAACTCCATGACCTAGTACTGGGTACGCAGGAGCATTCAAGTATCCATGTTGTCCGTAAGCtggagaaaaaaatgtgtttttattattttaatattatgaagTTATTGCCAGTAAAAGTaaacaaaagattaaataaaataaaaacaaatacctGATGTTAAACAACACTTACTTTTAGAACGAGgattatgaaatgaaaaaaatcaaatgtaaaataaagtacCTCCATAGCCGTTCAATCCATAGTAACCACCGTACCCTCCGTATCCTAGTCCCAAAACTCCTCTCTTCTCAACTTTCTTTTCTGTCAAGGCTTCTTCTTCAGCATAAATCGGCGATGCTGCCAAAGCAAGTATGGTAAGAAGCAACTGAAATATATcatgagatttttttcaaattatttgaatttttcttataattacagTGGCATGAAACGTCAAATTATGTAGCTTCAATTGTTAGTAATTTCACGTTTTTGATTTATATGAATAATTCCGAATATTTTTTATAGAGTTTCAGTTCATTATAGGGACAGATGGTGCATTTAGGGAAGATGGGATCAAATGTAGAATTCTCTAAATGTTTGACTTTTACTTCTATTATCTTCTTTTAATCATAGTGTGTAAAGTAAAATATATGTTTGATGCATTGTTATGTAAATTAATATTCGGTATGGTATAGTTTGTTAAAGAACTTTGAagatattttcaagttattttcttTTGAGGTTCTGTAACTTCTTCCattggaaagaaattaataacttttttccaCTGTAtctaattgcaataaaaaataaaatttgctaggttatatttttcatttttcgaaatcaTATAGAAAAAAGTTGGTCTAAATATTTCGGTGCCTTTTCCAGTTCGGAATTTAAGCGTAGTCGAAGCAAATTAACGCAATAGTCTTTCGTTTAAAAACTCAAATCAGgcccttcttggttaaaaaattctcccGTGTTGACTTTGCTTTAACATCTGACTTAAAATAAGCCTATCTTTTTCTGTACAGTAGTTACACAAGCAGACAAATTATACATAGTGAAAtagattataaatcatttttagatgatATTATTTCATGACGAAgaggtaataaaataaattagaggaTGTTATTGTTCCTTTCAGCCAACCAAGAGCAATTGATATATTCTCAGATACAGAACACAAATAACATgtaatctttatttgaaaaataatataataataataataataataagcaaatTCACGAGAttggatttttacattctcatcatttatggttgagaaagtattagaattgtcggaaatttgacatcacactttttcaacggatctccacgtttcgagaccccctgaatccgaaaatcaggttttcacgatggcgtctgtctgtctgcctatCCGTCaggccgtaaacacgataactctcgaaaaaatgaacgaatcaaatccatctttggcacaccttttttaggtcctaaaagaaaggacgagttcgttaaccagccatttttgatgaaaattcaaaaagtgagcgcattttgaaaatttttgagaccacttttttctgaatttgaaaattctatgtacggatatttatataattgaaaagaacaaacaatttatccaactgacttttttcgataaaaagaaaattctcagagttttgattgcacaaaaaatactggaaaataagaaattccattttgtggacaaactatgtaggatacaaaaaaagatgaattaacaaaaatggttatcccaaaaaagatctacaatttcgttaagaatcacttcttgataggacgcgtactttttgttttaatcgtgaaaaataacgttgaaaaaagtaaaataaaaaaaaatgtgtggaaaaacgacgaaagttacgacaaaaaaatccaacaaaacctgtttaaaaatgtttgtcggaaatcgagcacgcagcgcgagtgtcacgatgagaatgtgtacctcaaaacctacagagctttgagaaacttaatctttgactatacttaattaagtagagaattcagaatatgaagacgcatataaatactgccatctaaaagagatctttttgataaagtttttttcaagcattccaaatgcaaagaataaatatccgagcgcgagattcaaccgtcgcgcgctctaggcgcgctcaaacttgcgagcgaagcgagccgcgcgcgtagcacGCGATGAGAATgcgcccgcgaagcgggcagatttttttaactactGCACTGCAAGCTTTTCGATGAGTTAGATTTTCATTGGAGATGCTCAAATTCAAACTCTATTTATGCAGAATAACGTTTGTCGCAGTCTTCTGGGACTAATTTTTAAGTACTCACAATGGTCTGCATGGTGACAGTAGTGATGAACATGTAGCTGCAGGAGAACTGATACAGAAAGTAGCTGACACACCCCCTTTTATACCAGCAAAGCCTTTACCTACGATATTGCATCGTTGCATGGACGTACTTTATGGATCAGGATCTGTGTCACATACTCACACATGCATTATTGCACGTGAAACCATACACAG comes from the Belonocnema kinseyi isolate 2016_QV_RU_SX_M_011 chromosome 6, B_treatae_v1, whole genome shotgun sequence genome and includes:
- the LOC117174811 gene encoding cuticle protein 64-like → MFITTVTMQTILLLTILALAASPIYAEEEALTEKKVEKRGVLGLGYGGYGGYYGLNGYGAYGQHGYLNAPAYPVLGHGVAPSYSHSYSAPISINRGYTAPVAPVAPVYSVSRLGYHGLGHGLNYVNGW